The following proteins come from a genomic window of Acidobacteriota bacterium:
- a CDS encoding 50S ribosomal protein L34 — protein sequence MPKRTFQPNRRRRSKTHGFRTRMKTKSGQAVLSRRRAKGRKRVSVKPGFRE from the coding sequence ATGCCGAAGCGCACATTTCAACCCAACCGCCGGAGGCGGAGTAAGACCCACGGGTTCCGGACTCGTATGAAGACCAAGTCGGGCCAGGCGGTGCTGTCCCGTCGCCGCGCAAAAGGACGCAAGCGGGTTTCCGTAAAACCCGGATTCCGCGAGTAA
- a CDS encoding cupin domain-containing protein produces the protein MAAQTQFPYDTRLNVLYKPLELIDEKALSDAAPHKWYNQTLCQVNASVVRVGVVEGEYHWHKHDDDDEFFYVVEGKLLIDLEERVVELAPRQGFVVPKGVLHRTRAPQRTVILMFENAGIIPTGD, from the coding sequence ATGGCTGCTCAAACGCAATTCCCTTATGACACTCGACTGAATGTCCTATACAAGCCCCTGGAACTAATCGACGAGAAGGCGCTTTCCGACGCAGCTCCGCATAAGTGGTATAACCAGACGCTCTGCCAGGTAAACGCGTCCGTAGTGAGAGTTGGAGTGGTCGAGGGCGAGTACCACTGGCACAAACATGACGACGATGACGAGTTCTTCTACGTCGTCGAAGGCAAGTTGCTTATCGATTTGGAAGAGCGCGTCGTGGAGCTCGCGCCACGTCAAGGATTCGTTGTACCAAAAGGCGTACTTCACCGAACGCGAGCACCGCAGCGCACCGTTATCCTGATGTTCGAGAACGCAGGGATTATTCCGACCGGGGACTGA